In Myxococcus guangdongensis, one genomic interval encodes:
- a CDS encoding 23S rRNA (pseudouridine(1915)-N(3))-methyltransferase RlmH, producing the protein MKVRLLSIGKDRSGLFEPAVQEYARRLGHYTRFELVELAEASGKKLKPGDAKAAEAEAILAKRKPQDWLVALDERGSLIDSVELGRYVGKAQTGSRDLLFVIGGDEGLDESVRAQAHLTLSLSKMTLPHRLARVVLVEQLYRAFTILKGEPYHK; encoded by the coding sequence CTGAAGGTCCGCCTGCTCTCCATCGGCAAGGACCGCTCGGGCCTCTTCGAGCCGGCGGTCCAGGAGTATGCCCGCCGGCTGGGGCACTACACCCGCTTCGAGCTGGTGGAGCTCGCCGAGGCGAGCGGCAAGAAGCTCAAGCCCGGCGACGCCAAGGCCGCGGAGGCCGAGGCCATCCTCGCGAAGCGCAAGCCACAGGACTGGCTGGTGGCGCTGGACGAGCGCGGCTCGCTCATCGACTCGGTGGAGCTGGGCCGCTACGTGGGCAAGGCCCAGACGGGCTCGCGCGACCTGCTCTTCGTCATCGGCGGCGACGAGGGCCTGGACGAGAGCGTGCGGGCCCAAGCCCACCTGACGCTGTCCTTGTCCAAGATGACGCTGCCCCACCGGCTGGCGCGCGTGGTGCTCGTGGAGCAGCTCTACCGGGCGTTCACCATCCTCAAGGGTGAGCCGTACCACAAGTAG